One window of the Dioscorea cayenensis subsp. rotundata cultivar TDr96_F1 unplaced genomic scaffold, TDr96_F1_v2_PseudoChromosome.rev07_lg8_w22 25.fasta BLBR01000288.1, whole genome shotgun sequence genome contains the following:
- the LOC120254009 gene encoding uncharacterized protein LOC120254009 yields the protein MGGVVNQMKMYGDPISHQTIVAKVLRSLTTQFDHVVATIEESKDLTTLTLDELSGSLQAYEVTHIQAEDEEEERTCLEEDISEEGEEGILSIEFNPMIKGFTRETCNASTVKGMAYEGRLGCSNHMTRMKDLFTNLDETEKMRMNLGDDKETQVTEKGTVALKVSSINVRFLNDVQYVPTLAHNLLSVGQLLSSGYNVTFQDEECRIKAPKTGKDMTRI from the exons ATGGGTGGAGTTGTGAATCAAATGAAGATGTATGGTGATCCAATCTCTCATCAAACTATTGTGGCAAAGGTGTTGCGAAGTTTAACAACTCAGTTTGATCATGTTGTTGCCACCATTGAGGAGTCAAAGGATCTAACAACACTTACTCTTGATGAGCTTAGTGGCTCTCTTCAAGCATATGAA GTGACACATATTCAAGCAGAGGATGAGGAAGAGGAAAGAACATGTTTGGAGGAAGATATCTcggaagagggagaggaaggaATATTGAGCATAGAATTCAACCCAATGATCAAAGGCTTTACAAGGGAAACATGCAATGCTTCCACTGTGAAAGGTATGGCATATGAAGGCAGACT AGGCTGCTCCAACCATATGACGAGGATGAAAGATTTGTTCACAAACCTAGATGAAACAGAGAAGATGAGGATGAATTTAGGAGATGACAAGGAGACTCAAGTGACTGAAAAAGGGACAGTGGCACTCAAAGTCTCTTCTATCAATGTGAGGTTTTTAAATGATGTACAATATGTCCCTACTTTGGCCCATAACTTGCTTAGTGTTGGGCAACTACTCTCTTCGGGCTATAATGTCACATTTCAAGATGAAGAATGTAGAATCAAAGCTCCAAAAACAGGGAAAGATATGACTAGAatttag